In Streptomyces sp. NBC_00091, the following proteins share a genomic window:
- a CDS encoding biotin carboxylase N-terminal domain-containing protein, with protein sequence MTSPTTSQNPITSLLVANRGEIAVRIFRTARALGLATVAVHSDPDADALHVRSADAAVRLPGAAPGDTYLRAGLLIEAARAAGADAVHPGYGFLSENADFARRVRDAGLTWVGPPPEAIEAMASKTRAKDLMRAAGVPLLEPVDPAAAAAADLPLLLKAAAGGGGRGMRVVRDLDSLKESLDAARAEALSAFGDDEVFAEPYVERGRHVEVQVLADAHGTVWALGTRDCSLQRRHQKVIEEAPAPGLPEALRERLHGAAVAAARAVSYRGAGTVEFLVGADGRPYFLEMNTRLQVEHPVTEAVFGLDLVALQLRIAEGAALPPTPPRPAGHAVEARLYAEDPARDWRPQTGVLHTLEVPGQVRVDTGFTAGDTVGIHYDPMLAKVVAHAPTRAEAVRLLADALSRARIHGLTTNRELLVRSLRHPEFTAGRLDTGFYERHLDALVEAAPAPRLSVLAAALAEAAPAPGAPLAARLGGWRNLRSQPQSRRYTVAGAEYEARYAPVDEPGVRVLAATPEAVTLEVGGVRRVFHVKRNSNTAGVREVYVDSVLGAHTLVPVPRFPDPQDRTEPGSLLAPMPGTVVRVAEGLAPGSAVTAGQPLLWLEAMKMEHRILAPASGTLTALHAVTGRQVEFGALLAVVQEAQEEPQS encoded by the coding sequence ATGACCAGTCCGACCACCTCGCAGAACCCGATCACCTCCCTCCTCGTCGCCAACCGGGGCGAGATCGCCGTCCGGATCTTCCGCACGGCCCGTGCGCTGGGCCTGGCCACGGTCGCCGTCCACTCCGATCCCGACGCCGACGCCCTGCACGTCCGCTCCGCCGACGCGGCCGTACGCCTGCCCGGGGCCGCCCCCGGCGACACCTACCTGCGCGCCGGGCTGCTGATCGAGGCGGCCCGCGCGGCGGGCGCGGACGCCGTCCACCCCGGGTACGGCTTCCTCTCCGAGAACGCCGACTTCGCCCGCCGGGTCCGGGACGCCGGCCTGACCTGGGTCGGCCCGCCGCCCGAGGCCATCGAGGCCATGGCCTCCAAGACCCGGGCCAAGGACCTCATGAGGGCCGCCGGGGTACCGCTGCTGGAGCCCGTCGACCCGGCCGCCGCCGCCGCCGCTGACCTGCCCCTGCTGCTGAAGGCCGCCGCGGGCGGCGGAGGCCGCGGGATGCGCGTCGTACGGGACCTCGACTCCCTCAAGGAGTCCCTCGACGCGGCCCGCGCCGAGGCCCTGTCGGCCTTCGGGGACGACGAGGTCTTCGCCGAGCCGTACGTGGAGCGCGGCCGCCACGTCGAGGTGCAGGTCCTCGCCGACGCCCACGGCACCGTCTGGGCGCTGGGCACCCGCGACTGCTCCCTCCAGCGCCGCCACCAGAAGGTCATCGAGGAGGCCCCGGCCCCCGGCCTGCCGGAAGCCCTGCGCGAGCGCCTCCACGGCGCCGCCGTGGCTGCCGCCCGGGCCGTCTCGTACCGGGGCGCGGGCACGGTCGAGTTCCTCGTCGGCGCCGACGGCCGCCCGTACTTCCTGGAGATGAACACCCGCCTCCAGGTGGAACACCCCGTCACCGAGGCCGTCTTCGGCCTGGACCTGGTGGCGCTCCAGCTGCGGATCGCCGAGGGCGCCGCCCTGCCCCCCACCCCGCCGCGGCCCGCCGGCCACGCCGTCGAGGCCCGCCTCTACGCGGAGGACCCCGCCCGGGACTGGCGGCCGCAGACCGGGGTGCTGCACACCCTCGAGGTCCCCGGCCAGGTCCGCGTCGACACCGGTTTCACCGCCGGGGACACGGTCGGCATCCACTACGACCCGATGCTGGCCAAGGTCGTCGCCCACGCGCCCACCCGCGCCGAAGCGGTCCGCCTCCTCGCGGACGCCCTGTCCCGGGCCCGGATCCACGGCCTGACCACCAACCGCGAGCTGCTCGTACGTTCCCTGCGGCACCCGGAGTTCACCGCCGGCCGGCTCGACACCGGCTTCTACGAGCGCCACCTCGACGCCCTCGTCGAAGCCGCCCCCGCCCCCCGCCTGTCCGTCCTGGCCGCCGCCCTCGCCGAGGCGGCCCCGGCCCCCGGCGCCCCGCTCGCCGCCCGCCTCGGCGGCTGGCGCAACCTCCGCTCCCAGCCGCAGAGCCGCCGGTACACCGTGGCCGGCGCCGAGTACGAGGCCCGCTACGCGCCCGTGGACGAGCCGGGCGTCCGTGTCCTGGCCGCCACCCCCGAGGCCGTCACCCTCGAAGTCGGCGGAGTCCGGCGCGTGTTCCACGTGAAACGTAATTCGAACACCGCCGGTGTGCGCGAGGTCTACGTGGATTCCGTGCTCGGCGCCCACACCCTGGTCCCCGTCCCCCGGTTCCCCGATCCCCAGGACCGCACCGAACCGGGATCCCTGCTCGCCCCCATGCCCGGCACCGTCGTCCGCGTGGCCGAGGGCCTCGCCCCCGGCAGCGCCGTCACCGCCGGGCAGCCCCTGCTCTGGCTGGAGGCCATGAAGATGGAGCACCGCATCCTCGCTCCCGCCTCCGGCACGCTCACCGCGCTCCACGCCGTCACCGGCCGACAGGTCGAGTTCGGCGCCCTGCTCGCCGTGGTCCAGGAAGCACAGGAGGAACCGCAGTCATGA
- the pdxH gene encoding pyridoxamine 5'-phosphate oxidase, with protein MARVTDQDIDPAVMRKQYRSEIVTEESLAEDPVAQFAVWFQQAADSHLFEPNAMVVSTATSDGRPSSRTVLLKQFDARGFVFFTNYGSRKGREIDENPYVSLLFPWHPIARQVIVTGTAARIGRDETAAYFRSRPHGSQLGAWASEQSRVIGSREELDRRYAELAERYPEGEQVPVPPEWGGVRVVPDAVEFWQGHENRLHDRLRYVLEGGKWRLERLCP; from the coding sequence ATGGCCCGTGTGACCGATCAGGACATTGACCCCGCCGTCATGCGCAAGCAGTACCGCTCGGAGATCGTGACCGAGGAGAGCCTCGCCGAGGACCCGGTGGCGCAGTTCGCCGTGTGGTTCCAGCAGGCGGCCGACTCGCACCTCTTCGAGCCGAACGCGATGGTCGTCTCGACCGCCACCTCCGACGGCCGCCCCAGCTCGCGCACGGTGCTGCTGAAGCAGTTCGACGCGCGGGGCTTTGTCTTCTTCACCAACTACGGCTCCCGCAAGGGCCGGGAGATCGACGAGAACCCGTACGTCTCGCTGCTCTTCCCCTGGCATCCGATCGCCCGCCAGGTCATCGTGACGGGCACGGCCGCGCGGATCGGCCGGGACGAGACGGCCGCCTACTTCCGCTCCCGGCCGCACGGCTCGCAGCTGGGCGCGTGGGCGAGCGAGCAGTCCCGGGTGATCGGCTCGCGCGAGGAGCTGGACCGCCGTTACGCGGAGCTGGCGGAGCGCTACCCGGAGGGCGAGCAGGTCCCGGTGCCGCCGGAGTGGGGCGGGGTGCGGGTGGTGCCCGACGCGGTGGAGTTCTGGCAGGGCCACGAGAACCGGCTGCACGACCGGCTGCGGTACGTCCTGGAGGGCGGCAAGTGGCGGCTGGAGCGGCTCTGCCCCTGA
- a CDS encoding citrate synthase 2 encodes MSDFVPGLEGVVAFETEIAEPDKEGGSLRYRGVDIEDLVGHVSFGNVWGLLVDGAFNPGLPAAEPFPIPVHSGDIRVDVQSALAMLAPVWGLKPLLDIDVETARDDLARAAVMALSYVAQSARGQGLPMVPQREIDKAESVVERFMIRWRGEPDPKHVKAVDAYWTSAAEHGMNASTFTARVIASTGADVAAALSGAVGAMSGPLHGGAPSRVLGMIEEIERTGDAVAYVKKALDKGERLMGFGHRVYRAEDPRARVLRRTAKELDAPRYEVAAALEKAALEELHARRPDRVLATNVEFWAAIMLDFAEVPAHMFTSMFSCARTAGWSAHILEQKRTGRLVRPSARYVGPGRRDPRDIEGYSTITDLAGNA; translated from the coding sequence ATGTCCGATTTCGTACCCGGACTCGAAGGGGTCGTCGCGTTCGAGACGGAGATCGCCGAGCCCGACAAGGAAGGCGGATCGCTCCGCTACCGCGGGGTCGACATCGAAGACCTGGTCGGCCACGTCTCCTTCGGGAACGTCTGGGGCCTCCTGGTCGACGGTGCGTTCAACCCCGGGCTGCCGGCCGCCGAGCCCTTCCCGATCCCGGTGCACTCCGGCGACATCCGCGTCGACGTGCAGTCCGCGCTCGCCATGCTCGCCCCCGTGTGGGGTCTGAAACCGCTCCTCGACATCGACGTGGAGACGGCCCGTGACGACCTCGCCCGGGCCGCCGTCATGGCCCTGTCGTACGTCGCCCAGTCCGCCCGCGGCCAGGGCCTGCCGATGGTCCCGCAGCGCGAGATCGACAAGGCCGAGTCCGTGGTCGAGCGGTTCATGATCCGCTGGCGCGGCGAGCCCGACCCCAAGCACGTCAAGGCCGTCGACGCCTACTGGACCTCCGCCGCCGAGCACGGCATGAACGCCTCCACCTTCACCGCCCGCGTCATCGCCTCCACCGGCGCGGACGTCGCGGCGGCGCTGTCCGGCGCGGTCGGCGCCATGTCCGGCCCGCTGCACGGCGGCGCCCCCTCCCGCGTCCTCGGCATGATCGAGGAGATCGAGCGCACCGGCGACGCCGTGGCGTACGTGAAGAAGGCCCTGGACAAGGGCGAGCGGCTGATGGGCTTCGGCCACCGCGTGTACCGGGCCGAGGACCCCCGCGCCCGCGTCCTGCGGCGCACCGCCAAGGAGCTGGACGCCCCGCGCTACGAGGTGGCCGCCGCCCTGGAGAAGGCCGCCCTCGAGGAGCTGCACGCGCGCCGCCCCGACCGGGTGCTCGCCACCAACGTGGAGTTCTGGGCCGCGATCATGCTGGACTTCGCGGAGGTCCCGGCGCACATGTTCACCTCCATGTTCAGCTGCGCCCGTACCGCCGGCTGGTCGGCGCACATCCTGGAGCAGAAGCGCACGGGCCGCCTGGTGCGCCCGTCGGCCCGCTACGTCGGCCCGGGCCGGCGCGACCCGCGCGACATCGAGGGCTACTCCACCATCACGGACCTCGCCGGGAACGCCTGA
- a CDS encoding acyl-CoA carboxylase subunit beta, translating to MTRLATTVDPLAAEHAKARTAALERLAELDAEHAKALAGGGEKYTARHRDRGKLLPRERVELLLDPDTPFLELSPLAAWGSDYPVGASMVTGIGTVEGVECLITANDPTVRGGASNPWTLRKALRANEIARQNRLPCISLVESGGADLPSQKEIFIPGGAVFRDLTRLSAEGIPTVAVVFGNSTAGGAYIPGMSDHTIMIKDRSKVFLGGPPLVKMATGEESDDESLGGADMHARVSGLADHYALDEYDAIRQARRIVARLNHRKPYADPPRAEEPLYDPEELLGIVPPDLKTPFDPREVIARIVDASDFDEFKPLYGASLVTGWATLHGYPVGILANAQGVLFSAESQKAAQFIQLANQRDIPLLFLHNTTGYMVGKEYEQGGIVKHGSMMINAVSNSKVPHLSVLIGASYGAGHYGMCGRAYEPRFLFAWPSAKSAVMGPQQLAGVLSIVSRQSAAARGLPYDEEQDAGMRAYVEAQIESESLPMFLSGRLYDDGVIDPRDTRTVLGLCLSAVHNAPVEGARGGFGVFRM from the coding sequence ATGACCCGCCTCGCCACCACCGTCGACCCACTCGCCGCCGAGCACGCGAAGGCCCGTACCGCCGCCCTGGAGCGGCTCGCGGAACTGGACGCCGAGCACGCCAAGGCCCTCGCCGGCGGCGGGGAGAAGTACACCGCCCGGCACCGCGACCGCGGCAAGCTGCTGCCCCGCGAGCGCGTCGAGCTGCTCCTCGACCCCGACACCCCCTTCCTGGAGCTGTCCCCGCTGGCCGCCTGGGGCAGCGACTACCCGGTCGGCGCCTCGATGGTCACCGGCATCGGCACCGTCGAGGGCGTCGAGTGCCTGATCACCGCCAACGACCCCACCGTGCGCGGCGGCGCCAGCAACCCCTGGACCCTGCGGAAGGCCCTGCGGGCCAACGAGATCGCCCGGCAGAACCGGCTGCCCTGCATCAGCCTCGTCGAGTCCGGCGGCGCCGACCTGCCCTCCCAGAAGGAGATCTTCATCCCGGGCGGTGCGGTCTTCCGCGACCTCACCCGGCTCTCGGCGGAGGGCATCCCGACCGTCGCCGTCGTCTTCGGCAACTCCACCGCCGGTGGCGCGTACATCCCCGGGATGTCCGACCACACCATCATGATCAAGGACCGTTCCAAGGTCTTCCTCGGCGGTCCGCCGCTGGTCAAGATGGCCACCGGCGAGGAGAGCGACGACGAGTCCCTCGGCGGCGCCGACATGCACGCCCGCGTCTCCGGGCTCGCCGACCACTACGCCCTCGACGAGTACGACGCCATCCGCCAGGCCCGCCGCATCGTGGCCCGGCTCAACCACCGCAAGCCGTACGCCGATCCGCCCCGGGCCGAGGAACCGCTCTACGACCCGGAGGAACTCCTCGGCATCGTCCCGCCGGACCTGAAGACCCCCTTCGACCCGCGCGAGGTCATCGCCCGGATCGTCGACGCCTCCGACTTCGACGAGTTCAAGCCCCTCTACGGCGCCAGCCTGGTCACCGGCTGGGCCACCCTGCACGGCTACCCGGTCGGCATCCTCGCCAACGCCCAGGGCGTGCTCTTCAGCGCCGAGTCGCAGAAGGCCGCCCAGTTCATCCAGCTCGCCAACCAGCGCGACATCCCGCTGCTCTTCCTCCACAACACCACCGGCTACATGGTGGGCAAGGAGTACGAGCAGGGCGGCATCGTCAAACACGGCTCGATGATGATCAACGCGGTGTCGAACTCGAAGGTCCCGCACCTGTCGGTGCTGATCGGGGCCTCCTACGGCGCCGGCCACTACGGCATGTGCGGCCGCGCCTACGAACCCCGCTTCCTCTTCGCCTGGCCCAGCGCCAAGTCCGCCGTCATGGGCCCCCAGCAGCTCGCCGGGGTGCTGTCGATCGTGTCCCGGCAGTCCGCCGCCGCCCGGGGGCTCCCGTACGACGAGGAACAGGACGCCGGGATGCGGGCCTACGTCGAGGCCCAGATCGAGTCCGAGTCCCTGCCGATGTTCCTGTCCGGGCGGCTCTACGACGACGGCGTCATCGACCCGCGCGACACCCGTACCGTCCTCGGCCTGTGCCTGTCGGCCGTCCACAACGCCCCCGTCGAGGGCGCCCGTGGCGGCTTCGGCGTCTTCCGGATGTGA
- a CDS encoding TetR/AcrR family transcriptional regulator, whose amino-acid sequence MGTVTGAVPKQARSRVTRRHLLEAAVSCLAEHGWAGSTVAVVAERAGVSRGAAQHHFPTRESLFTAAVEYVSEERSTALRELFQAAPAPRPAVVEALVDLYTGALFRAALQLWVAASNEEQLRPQVVELEARVGRETHRIAVELLGADESVPGVRETVQGLLDMARGLGLANVLTDDTARRARVVAQWSRMVEAALG is encoded by the coding sequence ATGGGTACGGTGACCGGCGCCGTCCCCAAGCAGGCGCGCAGCCGGGTCACCCGGCGCCACCTCCTGGAGGCGGCCGTCTCCTGCCTCGCCGAACACGGCTGGGCGGGCTCCACCGTCGCGGTCGTCGCCGAGCGCGCCGGGGTCTCGCGCGGCGCCGCCCAGCACCACTTCCCGACCCGCGAGTCCCTCTTCACCGCCGCCGTCGAGTACGTCTCCGAGGAGCGATCCACCGCCCTGAGAGAGCTGTTCCAGGCCGCCCCGGCCCCGCGTCCGGCGGTGGTCGAGGCCCTGGTCGACCTGTACACCGGCGCCCTGTTCCGCGCCGCGCTCCAGCTGTGGGTCGCCGCCTCCAACGAGGAGCAGCTGCGCCCCCAGGTCGTCGAGCTGGAGGCCCGGGTCGGCCGGGAGACCCACCGGATCGCCGTCGAGCTGCTGGGCGCGGACGAGTCGGTGCCCGGCGTACGGGAGACCGTGCAGGGCCTCCTCGACATGGCCCGGGGTCTGGGCCTGGCCAACGTGCTGACCGACGACACGGCCCGCCGGGCCCGGGTGGTGGCCCAGTGGTCGCGGATGGTCGAGGCCGCCCTGGGCTGA
- the iscB gene encoding RNA-guided endonuclease IscB: protein MPCRPARARELLDSRRAVVARHAPFTIRLKHRTRAVSDVSGVQLRLDPGSKATGIAVTDERHHVGPTGRTAVARRGLVAIELRHRGQQIHSGMMRRAGYRRRRRTANLRYRAPRHDNRPRPNGWLPPSLRHRIDSTMSLVTRLCRYAPVLEIHVEQVAFDTTAVAEVGPSRTTREPGANARRIRDP, encoded by the coding sequence ATGCCCTGCCGCCCTGCCCGTGCACGCGAGTTACTCGACAGTAGACGTGCCGTCGTAGCACGGCACGCGCCCTTTACCATCCGGCTCAAACACCGAACGCGCGCGGTCTCCGACGTCTCGGGCGTACAACTGCGCCTCGACCCCGGCTCCAAGGCGACGGGGATCGCCGTGACCGATGAACGCCACCACGTTGGTCCAACAGGTCGAACCGCCGTCGCACGCCGAGGGCTGGTCGCAATCGAGCTCCGGCATCGGGGACAGCAGATCCACAGCGGCATGATGCGGCGCGCGGGATACCGTCGCCGACGGCGCACGGCGAATCTCCGGTACCGGGCCCCTCGGCACGACAACCGCCCCCGGCCGAACGGCTGGCTCCCACCGTCCCTGCGCCACCGCATCGACTCCACGATGTCGCTCGTCACGCGGCTGTGCCGCTACGCACCAGTTCTTGAGATCCACGTGGAGCAGGTCGCCTTCGACACGACCGCTGTCGCAGAGGTCGGGCCATCCCGCACTACGAGAGAACCCGGGGCCAACGCGCGCCGGATCCGAGATCCGTGA
- a CDS encoding HNH endonuclease, producing MRSTWSRSPSTRPLSQRSGHPALRENPGPTRAGSEIREFLLAKWNRSCAYCGATGVPLNIEHVRPRGRGGSDRVSNLVLACVPCNQAKGTLRVEEFLIDQPARLGSVIAQLRRPLQDVAAMNATRFRLVETLGVLDVPVHTWSGGRTRWNRVVMGLPKSHTLDALSIGFIDHDRGDAVVRAPTQILVVASTGRGSYARTTPDRFGFPRLRRPRSKIHHGYVTGDLVRAVVPQGKWAGTWVGRIAVRTSGQHRISTLTSRFDVSHRHLRLLQRADGYTYGFAPEIRLSGVHRPAYSGRTLKGGDPGNV from the coding sequence TTGAGATCCACGTGGAGCAGGTCGCCTTCGACACGACCGCTGTCGCAGAGGTCGGGCCATCCCGCACTACGAGAGAACCCGGGGCCAACGCGCGCCGGATCCGAGATCCGTGAGTTCCTCCTGGCCAAGTGGAACAGATCTTGCGCCTACTGCGGCGCCACCGGAGTACCGCTCAACATCGAACACGTCCGTCCCCGGGGCCGAGGAGGATCAGACCGCGTGTCGAATCTTGTCCTAGCCTGCGTTCCCTGCAACCAGGCGAAGGGGACTCTACGGGTCGAGGAGTTCCTCATCGACCAGCCTGCCCGCCTGGGAAGCGTGATCGCCCAGCTCAGGAGACCGCTACAGGACGTCGCCGCCATGAACGCCACCAGATTCCGGCTCGTGGAGACTCTCGGGGTGCTGGATGTACCGGTGCATACCTGGTCGGGTGGCCGCACCCGCTGGAACCGCGTAGTGATGGGACTACCGAAGAGCCACACACTCGATGCCCTGTCGATTGGGTTTATTGACCATGATCGAGGAGACGCCGTCGTACGGGCGCCCACACAGATCCTGGTGGTGGCTTCGACGGGGCGAGGCTCGTACGCCAGAACCACCCCGGACCGGTTCGGGTTCCCTCGCTTGCGGCGGCCTCGCAGCAAGATCCACCACGGGTATGTCACCGGCGACCTGGTGCGAGCCGTGGTTCCCCAGGGGAAATGGGCCGGTACCTGGGTGGGACGCATCGCGGTCCGGACGAGCGGCCAGCACCGCATCAGCACTCTGACCAGCCGCTTCGACGTCTCCCATCGGCATCTCAGGCTGCTCCAGAGGGCCGATGGATATACCTACGGATTCGCCCCCGAAATTCGGTTGAGCGGCGTCCACAGGCCTGCCTACAGTGGTCGCACACTGAAAGGAGGTGATCCCGGAAATGTATGA
- a CDS encoding acyl-CoA dehydrogenase family protein yields MSPTIESEEHKALRTAVAALGQKYGREYLARVAREGGHPDELWADAAKLGYLGVNLPEEYGGGGGGIAELSIVLEELGAAGCPLLMMVVSPAICGTVIARFGTEAQKRAWLPGLADGSRTMAFGITEPDAGSNSHRITTTARRDGQEWVLSGRKVFISGVDIADATLVVGRTEDARTGRLKPCLFIVPRDTPGFTRSVIDMELQAAEKQFELVLEDVRLPAEALVGDEDAGLLQLFAGLNPERIMTAAFAIGMGRYALAKGVEYAKTRQVWKEPIGAHQAVAHPLAAAHIELELARLMMQKAAHLYDAGDDMGAGEAANMAKYAAGEACVRAVDQAVHTLGGNGLTREYGLASLITAARVSRIAPVSREMILNFVSHQTLGLPKSY; encoded by the coding sequence ATGAGCCCCACCATCGAGTCCGAAGAACACAAGGCCCTGCGCACGGCCGTCGCCGCGCTCGGCCAGAAGTACGGCCGCGAGTACCTCGCCCGCGTCGCCCGCGAGGGCGGACACCCCGACGAGCTGTGGGCAGACGCCGCCAAGCTCGGCTACCTCGGAGTCAACCTCCCCGAGGAGTACGGCGGCGGGGGCGGCGGCATCGCCGAACTCTCCATCGTCCTGGAGGAGCTGGGCGCGGCGGGCTGCCCCCTGCTGATGATGGTGGTCTCGCCGGCCATCTGCGGCACGGTCATCGCCCGCTTCGGCACCGAGGCCCAGAAGCGGGCCTGGCTGCCCGGCCTCGCCGACGGCAGCCGCACCATGGCCTTCGGGATCACCGAACCCGACGCCGGGTCCAACTCCCACCGCATCACCACCACGGCCCGCCGGGACGGGCAGGAGTGGGTGCTCAGCGGCCGGAAGGTCTTCATCTCCGGCGTGGACATCGCCGACGCCACCCTCGTCGTCGGCCGCACGGAGGACGCCCGCACCGGACGGCTGAAGCCCTGCCTGTTCATCGTTCCGAGGGACACCCCCGGCTTCACCCGCTCGGTCATCGACATGGAACTCCAGGCGGCGGAGAAGCAGTTCGAGCTGGTGCTGGAGGACGTACGGCTGCCGGCCGAGGCGCTGGTCGGCGACGAGGACGCGGGCCTGCTCCAGCTGTTCGCCGGACTCAACCCGGAGCGGATCATGACGGCCGCCTTCGCCATCGGCATGGGCCGCTACGCCCTGGCCAAGGGCGTGGAGTACGCGAAGACCCGCCAGGTGTGGAAGGAGCCCATCGGCGCCCACCAGGCCGTCGCCCACCCGCTGGCCGCCGCCCACATCGAGCTGGAACTGGCCCGCCTGATGATGCAGAAGGCCGCCCATCTGTACGACGCGGGCGACGACATGGGGGCCGGGGAGGCCGCGAACATGGCCAAGTACGCGGCCGGTGAGGCCTGCGTCCGCGCGGTGGACCAGGCCGTGCACACCCTGGGCGGCAACGGCCTCACCCGCGAGTACGGGCTGGCCTCGCTGATCACCGCCGCCCGGGTCTCGCGGATCGCCCCCGTGAGCCGGGAGATGATCCTCAACTTCGTGTCCCACCAGACCCTGGGCCTGCCCAAGTCGTACTAG
- a CDS encoding enoyl-CoA hydratase family protein, whose product MAPLVHAARATGITTLTLDSPANRNALSAQLVGELRAALAAAGADPGARAVQLTHTGNTFCAGADLKSPCDPADFLALLREVTALPKPVVARVTGHVRAGGLGLLGACDIAAAGPQSTYAFTETHLGLAPAVISMTLLPRLDPRAASRYFLTAEAFDAAEATRMGLLTLHTGEDVDAALTPVLDGLRKASPQALAETKAMVAAGVREALDRDGARLTELSARLFASDEAREGITARFERRDPSWVR is encoded by the coding sequence ATGGCCCCACTCGTGCACGCCGCCCGGGCGACCGGCATCACCACGCTCACCCTCGACTCCCCGGCCAACCGCAACGCGCTCTCCGCGCAGCTCGTCGGCGAGCTGCGCGCGGCCCTCGCGGCGGCGGGCGCGGACCCCGGGGCACGGGCCGTGCAGCTCACCCACACGGGCAACACCTTCTGCGCCGGCGCCGACCTGAAGTCCCCCTGCGACCCCGCCGACTTCCTCGCCCTGCTGCGCGAGGTCACCGCGCTGCCCAAGCCGGTCGTCGCCCGCGTCACCGGGCACGTACGGGCCGGCGGCCTCGGCCTGCTCGGCGCCTGCGACATCGCCGCCGCCGGGCCGCAGTCCACGTACGCCTTCACCGAGACCCACCTGGGCCTGGCCCCCGCCGTGATCTCGATGACCCTGCTGCCGCGCCTCGACCCGCGCGCGGCCTCCCGCTACTTCCTGACCGCCGAGGCCTTCGACGCCGCCGAGGCCACCCGCATGGGGCTGCTCACCCTGCACACGGGGGAGGACGTCGACGCGGCCCTGACCCCGGTCCTCGACGGACTGCGCAAGGCCTCCCCGCAGGCCCTCGCCGAGACCAAGGCCATGGTCGCCGCCGGGGTGCGCGAGGCCCTGGACCGCGACGGCGCCCGCCTGACGGAACTCTCCGCGCGCCTCTTCGCCTCCGACGAGGCCCGCGAGGGCATCACCGCCCGCTTCGAGCGCCGGGACCCGTCATGGGTACGGTGA